The DNA sequence TTTTCATTGCCACTGCAACAGGCAAACCGGAGGCGGGCGATGACGCAGGAGAGGCAAAGATTTTTACAAGAGACAACCTACCCAATGATATCGCCTTTGACCACAGACAGATTCTCGAGGATTATTTCAGCGGTAAGTATTAGTTAAAAACAAATCCGCAGATTTTGCAGATTGCTCAGATTAAATAAAAAACTTTTTGTAATTGGGGAGGCACTCTGTCATGAGTTTTGATATTTTATATTTTGTGAAACTTTCATCAGCTTCCCGGTAGCGTCGGCAACGATCACACCGTCTTTTGTCTCTGCTTTTGCGTAAGCTTCAAGTATTTTTTTCGTCACCCTGGTCATCTCCGCATGAACAATTATTTTCTCGCCTATGCCTAATGCCTTTTTCAGGCGGATGTCCATCTGCGCGGTGACGGCGGGCATACCCAGTTCAATCGCGAGCTTGACCATTGCCTCGTCAAGAAGTGTCGAAATTATTCCGCCGTGGACGATATTGAAATATCCCTGGTGTTCTTTCTTCGGGATGAATTCCGTCTTTATGGTTTTTCCGTCAAAAGAAAAATCGAGCTTCAATCCGACCGGGTTCTTCTTCCCGCACACAAAACAGTATTGGTCGTCAATGAGTTCCATTTTGTTATTTGACAAGGTGCTCAACCCCGAGGCGGATCATCATCACGGCAATAGAGGCCAGAAGGATCGCCATGATCTTTGAAAGCGCGACGATGCCGTTCTTGCCGATCATGTGAGTTATCTTTTCCGCATGAACAAATGTCCCCCATACTATAAGTAAATTCAGGACAAGAGATATCACGGTCGGGGCAATGCCGTAGTGGTCGATCAGGACGAGCAGTGTGGTCAGGACTGCGGGACCGACTATCAAAGGCACGCCGATGGGGACAACGCCGACCGTGTCTTCAACCTTCCTGCGCTCGCCGCCGTATCGCAGGAGATCAAGCACGGCTATGACCAGAAGGACAAGCCCGCCTGCTATCTTGAAGTCGTCGACAGTAATGCCCAATATTCTGAAGATCACCTCTCCGACCGCGACAAAGGCAAGGCTTACGGCAAGCGCGGTCACTATCGATTGTTTGACGATCAGTTTTTTTTCAGCCCCGGATATCTCGCTGGTAACCGCGATGAATACCGGCAGAACAGCAAACACATCCATCGCTACAAAAATGGGTATAAACGTCATCGGCAGATTTGTTAAGGCTTCGAGCATATGTAGATTATAATTGGAAATGTGGAATTGGTCAAAAAAAGAGGGAATGTATTGAAACATTCCCTCTTTAAATAAATGTCACACCCATGTGGGAACTGGTTGAGATATAGCCTGTGTTAGAATATGAACTATGCCGATTCGATTAAAATCTGGATCTCCTCTCAAGGAAACCCTCGACAAATTCTACGATGAATATGATTTCAGGGAGCGGATCAAGCACGACCCGATCGAGTTTCCTCACAGGTATTCCAGGCCTGAAGATATAGAAGTCGCAGGCTTTATCGCGTCATGTTTTGCTTATGGAAAGGTCGGCCTTTTCAAGCCTGTGATAGAAAAAATCCTCAAGCCAGGCGGGAAACACCCCGCAGGCTTTATCAGGGATTTCGATCTGCAAAGAGACAAGAAGTCTCTTCACGGGATCAGCTACAGGTTCAATAAGGAGAAGGACGTCCTCTGCCTCATATATATTTTGAATCAGACTCTGGGCGAATTCGGTTCGCTGAAAAATCTGTTTTATCACAGTTACAACCCCTCTGCGTCTCCCCTTGCCAAGGGGCGAATTAAAGAGGGGGATGAAGATATCGGCCCTGCGCTTAGTGAATTTGTAAATTATTTATTAAGCATTGACACATCTCCTGTTTACGGAAAGAACATCAAACCGGACGGAGTGAAGCAGCTTTTCCCCTCGCCTGAAAACGGCAGCGCGTGCAAGCGCGTGAACCTTTTTCTGAGATGGATGGTAAGGAGAAAAGATATCGACTTCGGCATCTGGAACAAAATCACGCCTTCTAAATTGATCATTCCTCTTGATGTCCACATCGCAAGGATCTCAAGGTGCCTCGGCCTGACAAAGAGAAAAGCCTCCGACTGGAAGACGGCAAAAGAGATAACCAGGGCATTGAAAAAGTTTGACCCCGATGACCCTCTCAAATACGATTTCGCCCTCTGTCATCAGGGCATATCACGCATGTGCAGAGGGGAAAAATTCAAAGACACCTGCACAGCGTGCGCGATCATATCTTAACAATGTAGGGGCGGGTTTTAAACCCGCCCCTACCCCCTTGCCCCTCTATATGATTTAAATCATATGACGCAAATCATTTCCTGATAAAGAGGAAGTAGTGTATAAAAATATCATCTGAAAGTTTTGTATTTAAAAAAATTAAAAAGGAGGTTTTCTCTATGAGTACTAATGCTGCAAAAAATCTGTTCATCTACGGCAGCCTGCTCTGCTTCATCGTTCTTATTGTGCTCACCATTGACACAATGGGAACTCTGGACAAGAGGGCGCCTGTAATTACAGACCAGGTAGACGCCGGCAAAAAGGTCTGGCACAAGTATGACTGCATCGGCTGCCACACTATCCTGGGCAACGGTTCATACTTTGCCCCTGACATGACAAAGGCGGTTGAACGCAAGCCGAAAGGGTATTTGAAAAAATTTATAATGGACCCAAGGACGATAAAAGCTGATTCAGCTATGCCGGTGCTTGGGATATCTGAACAAGAAGCTGACGACCTAATAGCTTTCCTTGACTGGATTGCTAAAGTAGACACCAACGGCTGGCCGCCGAAACCTATTCTCATAGCGGCTGCTGCTGGCAAGGCGGCAACTCCGGGGCAGGTGCTTTTTCAGCAAAATGACTGCTCGGCATGTCATCAGATCCAGGGGTTAGGCGGCACAGCAGGGCCTGACCTTACACGCATAGGTCTGAAACACGCTGATATCGAATGGCATATCAAGCATCTCAAAAACCCTGAATCTGTTGTCCCGAAATCCGCAATGCCGGACTTTGCCCATTTGAACGATGAGGATTTGAGGGCCCTGGCAGAGTACATGGTCACATTGAAATAGTTACCACAAATGAACACGAATAAACACGAATGAAAAAAACAAATTTAAATGTGAGCGAAAATCCGGGCTGGTCTCTTTCGAGACAATTCGTGAAGATTCGTGGCTTAAAAAACTCAAATCGGTTACGGAGGAAATAATGAAATATCAAAGTCAGAAAATAGCAGTCAACTTTTACACGGCTGCATTGCTGCTCTTTGCCGTGCAAGTTGTAGTAGGCATAATTGCGGCGCTGCAATTTATGTGGCCGGATTTCTTTATCCTTAACTTCAACACCATTCGCACATTGCATATCAATGCGCTGGTTGTTTGGCTGCTGATGGGAATGATGGGCGCGACGTATTATGTAGTCACTGAGGAATCGGAAACAGAGTTGTGGAGCATTCCGCTGGCGCAGCTTCAATTCTGGGCAACCGTAATTGCTGTAAGCGCTGTTGTTATCGGATATATTGTGATGGGCTTGTTCCCACAGGCGAACATCGAAGTGTTCGGCACACAGTTACTGAACGAAGGCCGGGAATACATCGAGGCGCCGAGATGGGCGGACATACTGATCGTGGTATCAGTGCTCCTGTTTTTGTTTAACTGCCTCATGACGGTTTTTAAAACCAGAAAGTTTACCGCGGTGCAAGGCGTACTGCTTGGAGGCCTGACCTTCCTGGCGCTCATGTACCTGCCTGGAATGTTTTACACAAAGAGCATGGTGAAAGACCAGTTCTGGTGGTGGTGGGTAGTGCATCTCTGGGTTGAAGGCTCCTGGGAATTGATCGCAGCCGCGCTCCTTGCATTCATGCTGCACAAACTCCTTGGCGCTGAAGTCAGGGTGTTAGCCAAATGGATGTATATCGAGACCGGCCTCGTTCTTTTTACAGGCATACTCGGCCTCGGACACCATTACTACTGGATAGGCACACCTAAGTACTGGCTATGGGTCGGCGGCTTCTTCAGCTCACTTGAACCGATACCATTACTGCTGATGGTGTGGGACGCCTTCAGGACCACGCGTGAAACACGCGTAGCTGTGCCAAATAAAATTGGATTGTACCTGACTGTTGCTCATGCGATATTTAATTTTGTCGGTGCGGGCCTCTGGGGAGTGATACATACACTTCCGCAAGTGAATAAATGGACCCACGGCACGCAGTTGACAACAGCACACGGGCACCTTGCCTTTTACGGGGCATATGTACTTTTAATTGTTGCAATGATCTACGTTACCCTGCCGTCAATAAGGGGCGTAAAGGAATTCAACCAGTCAAAGGGTTATCTCGCCTTCTGGTGGATGACGATCTCAATGGTTTTTATAGTGATAACAATAACAGGCGCCGGAATGGTCCAGACATATCTTGAGCGGCTTCTCGGCCTTGATTATGTAACGGTAAAAGCCAGCTACAATCTCTGGTTCTGGATTTTCAGGGCGATCTTCGGTGTGGGCTTTCTTGTCGGCGTGTTGATACTTGTTGCTGATTTTTTCACTCTCGGCAAGAAACCTTTACCTGCAAAATAAAATTATGACCCCTCCATCCTCAAAGAAAAAGGCCAGGCAGCAATGCCTGGCCTTTCTCTCCTGTAAATAATTAAATCCGCAGATTACGCAGATTTCACAGATTGTTATGAAATCACAAATTCATTGCCTTCTTTGTCATTGGGAGCGCACGAAGGATGCGTGGCAATCTGAATATTAAAAGGCGAGATTGCTTGGCTCGCAATGACAATATTTGTGGATGGGTTAAGCAAAGATTTTTTTATCTGTGTAATCTGCGAAATCTGTGGCGGAAATTTTTTTATTTTTCCTGCGGTAGCCTAAAACCAGTACTCGGGATATCTTCTATTTTTGGAGAGGTTATTTATCAGGAGGGCAATTACTAAAAGGATAAGCGCGCCGAGTCCTGCCGGAATAAAGGCGTAAAGAAAGCCGAGGTCATGTATCTTTTTGCCGCCGATAACGGCGATCAATGCGGTTGCGCCGCCCGGGGGGTGAAGTGTCTTTGTAAGAAGCATGGCCGCAATGGCAAGAGATACCGCTAATGACGAGGCCATCCAGATTGTGTCACCAAAGAGATTATAGCAGGCAACTCCTGCAAGGCCGGATATTACGTGACCGCCAATCAGGTTTCTCGGCTGGGCGAGAGGGCTCTTTATCGCGCCATATGCAAGCACCGCTGATGCGCCGAACGAGCCGATTAAAAGAGTTGAATCCCTCGGTTCGAAATAATTAAAAGACAGATAGCCGCATATACCAATACCAGCGGCAGAGCCGAGCCCTGACCAGAGTATCTCCGTGAATGCAACTCCCGGCGGACTCTGCGCCCCGCCCTTCATCTTTAGAAAATATTCTTTTACCATTTAAAGAAATTTTTGAATAATGTCTGCATTATTTTGCAGACCCGATTGCTCTGACTATATCCGCGCG is a window from the Nitrospirota bacterium genome containing:
- a CDS encoding PaaI family thioesterase; amino-acid sequence: MSNNKMELIDDQYCFVCGKKNPVGLKLDFSFDGKTIKTEFIPKKEHQGYFNIVHGGIISTLLDEAMVKLAIELGMPAVTAQMDIRLKKALGIGEKIIVHAEMTRVTKKILEAYAKAETKDGVIVADATGKLMKVSQNIKYQNS
- a CDS encoding MarC family protein, giving the protein MLEALTNLPMTFIPIFVAMDVFAVLPVFIAVTSEISGAEKKLIVKQSIVTALAVSLAFVAVGEVIFRILGITVDDFKIAGGLVLLVIAVLDLLRYGGERRKVEDTVGVVPIGVPLIVGPAVLTTLLVLIDHYGIAPTVISLVLNLLIVWGTFVHAEKITHMIGKNGIVALSKIMAILLASIAVMMIRLGVEHLVK
- a CDS encoding TIGR02757 family protein, with protein sequence MPIRLKSGSPLKETLDKFYDEYDFRERIKHDPIEFPHRYSRPEDIEVAGFIASCFAYGKVGLFKPVIEKILKPGGKHPAGFIRDFDLQRDKKSLHGISYRFNKEKDVLCLIYILNQTLGEFGSLKNLFYHSYNPSASPLAKGRIKEGDEDIGPALSEFVNYLLSIDTSPVYGKNIKPDGVKQLFPSPENGSACKRVNLFLRWMVRRKDIDFGIWNKITPSKLIIPLDVHIARISRCLGLTKRKASDWKTAKEITRALKKFDPDDPLKYDFALCHQGISRMCRGEKFKDTCTACAIIS
- a CDS encoding c-type cytochrome; its protein translation is MSTNAAKNLFIYGSLLCFIVLIVLTIDTMGTLDKRAPVITDQVDAGKKVWHKYDCIGCHTILGNGSYFAPDMTKAVERKPKGYLKKFIMDPRTIKADSAMPVLGISEQEADDLIAFLDWIAKVDTNGWPPKPILIAAAAGKAATPGQVLFQQNDCSACHQIQGLGGTAGPDLTRIGLKHADIEWHIKHLKNPESVVPKSAMPDFAHLNDEDLRALAEYMVTLK
- a CDS encoding cbb3-type cytochrome c oxidase subunit I, which codes for MKYQSQKIAVNFYTAALLLFAVQVVVGIIAALQFMWPDFFILNFNTIRTLHINALVVWLLMGMMGATYYVVTEESETELWSIPLAQLQFWATVIAVSAVVIGYIVMGLFPQANIEVFGTQLLNEGREYIEAPRWADILIVVSVLLFLFNCLMTVFKTRKFTAVQGVLLGGLTFLALMYLPGMFYTKSMVKDQFWWWWVVHLWVEGSWELIAAALLAFMLHKLLGAEVRVLAKWMYIETGLVLFTGILGLGHHYYWIGTPKYWLWVGGFFSSLEPIPLLLMVWDAFRTTRETRVAVPNKIGLYLTVAHAIFNFVGAGLWGVIHTLPQVNKWTHGTQLTTAHGHLAFYGAYVLLIVAMIYVTLPSIRGVKEFNQSKGYLAFWWMTISMVFIVITITGAGMVQTYLERLLGLDYVTVKASYNLWFWIFRAIFGVGFLVGVLILVADFFTLGKKPLPAK
- a CDS encoding HPP family protein, with product MVKEYFLKMKGGAQSPPGVAFTEILWSGLGSAAGIGICGYLSFNYFEPRDSTLLIGSFGASAVLAYGAIKSPLAQPRNLIGGHVISGLAGVACYNLFGDTIWMASSLAVSLAIAAMLLTKTLHPPGGATALIAVIGGKKIHDLGFLYAFIPAGLGALILLVIALLINNLSKNRRYPEYWF